A single region of the Streptomyces virginiae genome encodes:
- a CDS encoding fumarate reductase/succinate dehydrogenase flavoprotein subunit has protein sequence MAQVERQQWDVVVVGAGGAGLRAAIEARERGARTAVICKSLFGKAHTVMAEGGIAASMGNVNEGDNWQVHFRDTMRGGKFLNQWRMAELHAKEAPDRVWELETWGALFDRTPDGKISQRNFGGHEYPRLAHVGDRTGLELIRTLQQKIVQLQQEDFKEYGDHEARLKVFQECTVTRVLKDRGGPTDGARVSGTFCYERETGRFFVLEAPAVVLATGGIGKSFKTTSNSWEYTGDGHALALLAGAPLLNMEFVQFHPTGMVWPPSVKGILVTESVRGDGGVLRNSEGKRFMFDYVPDVFKEKYAESEAEGDRWYEDPDNNRRPPELLPRDEVARAINSEVKAGRGSPHGGVFLDVSTRMPAERIKRRLPSMYHQFKELADVDITAEPMEVGPTCHYVMGGIAVDSESAATVGVPGLFAAGEVAGGMHGSNRLGGNSLSDLLVFGRRAGLHAAGYATSAPRPSVAQAEIDAAATEALAPFHAAEGAENPYTLHQELQTTMNDLVGIIRREGEMAEALEKLATLRVRASRAGVEGHRQFNPGWHLALDLRNMLLVSECVARAALERTESRGGHTREDCPSMERAWRPVNLLCRPVDPAPTDPAGDRIALVRTRTEPIRPDLLALFEKEELAKYLAEEELYG, from the coding sequence ATGGCTCAAGTGGAACGGCAGCAGTGGGACGTGGTCGTGGTCGGCGCGGGCGGCGCCGGACTGCGCGCCGCGATCGAGGCCCGCGAGCGCGGCGCCCGTACGGCCGTGATCTGCAAGTCCCTGTTCGGCAAGGCCCATACGGTGATGGCGGAGGGCGGGATCGCCGCCTCCATGGGCAACGTCAACGAGGGCGACAACTGGCAGGTGCACTTCCGCGACACCATGCGCGGGGGCAAGTTCCTCAACCAGTGGCGGATGGCGGAGCTCCACGCGAAGGAGGCCCCGGACCGGGTCTGGGAGCTGGAGACCTGGGGCGCGCTCTTCGACCGCACGCCCGACGGGAAGATCTCCCAGCGCAACTTCGGCGGGCACGAGTATCCGCGCCTCGCGCACGTCGGCGACCGCACCGGCCTGGAGCTGATCCGCACCCTCCAGCAGAAGATCGTCCAGCTCCAGCAGGAGGACTTCAAGGAGTACGGGGACCACGAGGCCCGGCTCAAGGTCTTCCAGGAGTGCACGGTCACCCGGGTGTTGAAGGACCGCGGCGGTCCGACGGACGGAGCGAGGGTCTCGGGGACCTTCTGCTACGAGCGCGAGACCGGCCGCTTCTTCGTGCTGGAGGCCCCGGCGGTCGTCCTCGCCACGGGCGGGATCGGCAAGTCCTTCAAGACCACCTCCAACTCCTGGGAGTACACGGGCGACGGCCACGCGCTGGCCCTGCTCGCGGGCGCGCCCCTGCTCAACATGGAGTTCGTGCAGTTCCACCCGACCGGCATGGTCTGGCCGCCGTCGGTCAAGGGCATCCTCGTCACCGAGTCCGTACGGGGTGACGGCGGGGTGCTGCGCAACTCCGAGGGCAAGCGGTTCATGTTCGACTACGTCCCCGACGTCTTCAAGGAGAAGTACGCCGAGTCGGAGGCGGAGGGCGACCGCTGGTACGAGGACCCGGACAACAACCGGCGACCGCCCGAGCTGCTGCCGCGCGACGAGGTGGCGCGGGCGATCAACTCCGAGGTGAAGGCGGGCCGCGGCTCACCGCACGGCGGGGTCTTCCTCGACGTGTCCACCCGGATGCCGGCCGAGCGGATCAAGCGGCGGCTCCCGTCGATGTACCACCAGTTCAAGGAGCTGGCGGACGTGGACATCACGGCGGAGCCGATGGAGGTGGGCCCGACCTGCCACTACGTGATGGGCGGGATCGCGGTCGACTCGGAGTCCGCCGCCACCGTCGGGGTGCCGGGGCTGTTCGCGGCCGGGGAGGTCGCGGGCGGGATGCACGGCTCGAACCGGCTCGGCGGGAACTCGCTCTCGGACCTGCTGGTCTTCGGGCGGCGGGCGGGACTGCACGCGGCCGGGTACGCCACGTCGGCGCCGCGCCCGAGCGTCGCCCAGGCGGAGATCGACGCGGCGGCGACGGAGGCGCTGGCCCCCTTCCATGCCGCCGAGGGCGCGGAGAACCCGTACACGCTCCACCAGGAGCTGCAGACGACCATGAACGACCTGGTCGGGATCATCCGGCGCGAGGGCGAGATGGCCGAGGCCCTGGAGAAGCTCGCGACCCTGCGCGTACGGGCCTCCCGGGCCGGCGTGGAGGGGCACCGGCAGTTCAACCCGGGCTGGCACCTCGCGCTGGACCTGCGGAACATGCTGCTGGTCAGCGAGTGCGTGGCCCGAGCGGCCCTGGAGCGCACCGAGAGCCGGGGCGGGCACACCCGCGAGGACTGCCCGTCGATGGAGCGCGCCTGGCGCCCGGTGAACCTGCTGTGCCGGCCGGTGGACCCGGCGCCGACGGACCCGGCGGGCGATCGGATCGCCCTGGTCCGCACCCGCACGGAGCCGATCCGCCCCGACCTGCTCGCGCTCTTCGAGAAGGAAGAGCTGGCCAAGTACCTCGCCGAAGAGGAGCTGTACGGATGA
- the typA gene encoding translational GTPase TypA yields MPTRHDIRNVAIVAHVDHGKTTIVDAMLKQAGAFAAHQHLDDRMMDSNDLEREKGITILAKNTAVKYHPKDGGAPITINIIDTPGHADFGGEVERGLSMVDAVVLLVDASEGPLPQTRFVLRKALQAKMPVILCINKTDRPDSRIDAVVNETYDLFLDLDADEDQIEFPIVYACGRDGVASLTKPEDGTVPADSDSLEPFFSTILEHVPAPVYDEEAPLQAHVTNLDADNFLGRIALLRVEQGELRKGQTVTWIKRDGTQSNVRITELMMTEALTRKPAEVAGPGDICAVAGIPDIMIGETLADPENPIALPLISVDEPAISMTIGTNTSPMVGRGGSGKGADAKSAVKDRKVTARQVKDRLDRELIGNVSLRVLETERPDAWEVQGRGELALAILVEQMRREGFELTIGKPQVVTQEIDGKVHEPVERMTIDVPEEHMGAVTQLMGVRKGRMDNMSNHGSGWVRMEFVVPSRGLIGFRTEFLTGTRGTGIAHSIHEGHEPWFGQLVTRNNGSLVADRAGSVTPFAMINLQERGVLFTDPGTEVYEGMIVGENSRSDDMDVNITKEKKLTNMRAASADNTENVVPPRKLSLEQSLEFCRDDECVEVTPEAVRIRKVVLDQKDRSRTASRAKSAK; encoded by the coding sequence GTGCCCACGCGCCACGACATCCGTAACGTCGCCATCGTCGCCCACGTCGACCATGGCAAGACGACCATCGTCGATGCCATGCTCAAGCAGGCCGGTGCCTTCGCCGCCCACCAGCACCTCGACGACCGCATGATGGACTCGAACGACCTGGAGCGTGAGAAGGGCATCACGATCCTCGCCAAGAACACGGCGGTGAAGTATCACCCCAAGGACGGCGGGGCCCCGATCACGATCAACATCATCGACACCCCCGGCCACGCCGACTTCGGTGGTGAGGTCGAGCGCGGTCTGTCGATGGTGGACGCCGTCGTTCTGCTGGTGGACGCCTCCGAGGGTCCGCTGCCCCAGACCCGCTTCGTCCTGCGCAAGGCCCTGCAGGCGAAGATGCCGGTCATCCTCTGCATCAACAAGACCGACCGCCCGGACTCCCGGATCGACGCCGTCGTCAACGAGACGTACGACCTCTTCCTGGACCTGGACGCGGACGAGGACCAGATCGAGTTCCCGATCGTCTACGCCTGCGGCCGTGACGGCGTGGCCTCGCTGACCAAGCCCGAGGACGGCACCGTCCCCGCGGACAGCGACAGCCTGGAGCCGTTCTTCTCCACCATCCTGGAGCACGTCCCCGCCCCGGTGTACGACGAGGAGGCCCCCCTCCAGGCCCACGTCACCAACCTGGACGCCGACAACTTCCTCGGCCGTATCGCGCTCCTGCGCGTCGAGCAGGGCGAGCTGCGCAAGGGCCAGACCGTCACCTGGATCAAGCGTGACGGCACCCAGTCGAACGTCCGCATCACCGAGCTGATGATGACCGAGGCGCTCACCCGCAAGCCGGCCGAGGTGGCGGGCCCCGGTGACATCTGCGCGGTCGCCGGTATCCCCGACATCATGATCGGTGAGACCCTGGCCGACCCGGAGAACCCGATCGCGCTTCCGCTGATCTCGGTCGACGAGCCGGCGATCTCCATGACCATCGGTACGAACACCTCCCCGATGGTCGGCCGTGGCGGCAGCGGCAAGGGCGCGGACGCCAAGTCCGCCGTCAAGGACCGCAAGGTCACCGCGCGCCAGGTGAAGGACCGCCTGGACCGCGAGCTGATCGGTAACGTCTCGCTCCGCGTGCTGGAGACCGAGCGCCCGGACGCCTGGGAGGTCCAGGGCCGTGGTGAGCTCGCGCTCGCCATCCTGGTCGAGCAGATGCGCCGCGAGGGCTTCGAGCTGACCATCGGCAAGCCGCAGGTGGTCACGCAGGAGATCGACGGCAAGGTGCACGAGCCGGTCGAGCGCATGACGATCGACGTCCCCGAGGAGCACATGGGTGCGGTCACGCAGCTCATGGGTGTCCGCAAGGGCCGCATGGACAACATGTCGAACCACGGCTCCGGTTGGGTCCGCATGGAGTTCGTCGTCCCGTCGCGCGGTCTCATCGGCTTCCGTACCGAGTTCCTGACCGGTACGCGCGGCACGGGCATCGCCCACTCGATCCACGAGGGCCACGAGCCGTGGTTCGGCCAGCTGGTGACCCGTAACAACGGCTCCCTGGTCGCCGACCGCGCCGGCTCCGTGACGCCGTTCGCGATGATCAACCTGCAGGAGCGCGGCGTCCTGTTCACCGACCCCGGCACCGAGGTGTACGAGGGCATGATCGTCGGCGAGAACTCGCGCTCCGACGACATGGACGTGAACATCACCAAGGAGAAGAAGCTCACCAACATGCGTGCGGCTTCCGCGGACAACACCGAGAACGTGGTGCCGCCCCGCAAGCTCTCCCTGGAGCAGTCCCTGGAGTTCTGCCGCGACGACGAGTGCGTCGAGGTGACCCCGGAGGCCGTCCGCATCCGCAAGGTCGTCCTGGACCAGAAGGACCGCTCGCGCACCGCGTCGCGCGCCAAGTCCGCCAAGTAA
- a CDS encoding succinate dehydrogenase/fumarate reductase iron-sulfur subunit — MSTYDASFRIWRGDAEGGELRDFTVEVHDGEVVLDIVHRLQATQASDLAVRWNCKAGKCGSCSAEVNGRPRLMCMTRMSTFERSETITVTPLRAFPVVRDLVTDVSFNYAKAREVPAFVPPEGVAPGEYRMQQIDVERSQEFRKCIECFLCQDTCHVVRDHEENKGAFAGPRFLMRVAELDMHPLDAAAEAGLDRKRTAQEEHGLGYCNITKCCTEVCPEGIKITDNALIPLKERAVDRKYDPLVWLGNKIGRRSTDSR, encoded by the coding sequence ATGAGCACGTACGACGCGAGCTTCCGGATCTGGCGGGGCGACGCGGAGGGCGGGGAACTACGGGACTTCACCGTCGAGGTGCACGACGGGGAGGTGGTCCTGGACATCGTCCACCGGCTCCAGGCCACCCAGGCCTCGGACCTGGCGGTGCGCTGGAACTGCAAGGCCGGCAAGTGCGGCTCGTGCAGTGCGGAGGTCAACGGCCGGCCGCGGCTGATGTGCATGACGCGCATGTCGACCTTCGAGCGGTCCGAGACGATCACGGTCACCCCGCTGCGCGCCTTTCCGGTCGTCCGCGACCTGGTGACGGACGTGTCCTTCAACTACGCCAAGGCGCGGGAGGTGCCGGCCTTCGTTCCGCCGGAGGGGGTGGCCCCGGGCGAGTACCGGATGCAGCAGATCGACGTGGAGCGCTCGCAGGAGTTCCGCAAGTGCATCGAGTGCTTCCTGTGCCAGGACACCTGCCATGTGGTGCGCGACCACGAGGAGAACAAGGGTGCCTTCGCCGGTCCGCGGTTCCTGATGCGGGTGGCGGAACTGGACATGCACCCGCTGGACGCGGCGGCGGAGGCGGGCCTGGACCGCAAGCGCACCGCGCAGGAGGAGCACGGGCTCGGCTACTGCAACATCACCAAGTGCTGTACGGAGGTCTGCCCGGAGGGCATCAAGATCACCGACAACGCGCTGATCCCGCTGAAGGAGCGGGCGGTGGACCGCAAGTACGACCCCCTGGTCTGGCTGGGGAACAAGATCGGACGCCGGTCGACCGACTCCCGCTAG
- a CDS encoding ABC transporter family substrate-binding protein → MSQRRRRSLALLTSGVLALPLLTGCGAGDDEGGQAAAGQDIATTTRDKIADGGVLRWAVDALPDTLNTFQADADATTNRIAGAVLPQLFVLDAKGRPVVNPDYLEKAEVIEREPKQVVQYKLNQKAVWSDGREIGAADFVAQWRALNGKDSAYWTARNAGYDRIEKIEKGKTDLEVRVTFNKPYADWRSLFTPLYPKQVTGTPDAFNEGARGALKITAGPFGLGAIDKKTGTAALTRNARWWGRPAKLDTLVLTAVPRAERPAALAAGRLDLAEIDRAGADRIALARRDAAGKNGPGAGGAPAHGPGAALTPADATLSWATAFGADEEKAAAETESRQKHLDSVKRYAEEQTALKAFTVRKSLEPAYTQLAMNGASGPLADERVRRAVARALDRRALAEVVLKPLGLPAKPVGSHLALSGQRAYADNSDALGGQDTQAAQALLADAGWRKGGKITEPAGAKAGPESEQQDDSKTPSGPGTGNDGLYIVGQDDGANGDPRSATEDRAGSDTAPEGTQDGPSPVLAPAPFGAQQEASLLAQAAQVARAARAESTDDAKGVPARDEADPAKASPAPAPAKQPVRTSGGMLAKDGKALSLRFVLPAGPGSESLRTVGERIAGMLRKVGVNTETIKVADDSFFKDHIASGQYDLALYSWPATAYPATDARPIFAKPEPAADGSLLVEQNYTRVGTDHIDQLFDQAVAELDEEQSRELMRKADARIWAAAGSIPLFQRPELVAVKPSLANAGAFGLGAPRYQDIGWKKAPTAKDKKK, encoded by the coding sequence ATGTCCCAGAGAAGGCGCAGGTCCTTGGCGCTCCTGACCTCGGGAGTCCTCGCACTGCCGCTGCTCACGGGCTGCGGCGCGGGTGACGACGAGGGCGGTCAGGCCGCCGCAGGACAGGACATCGCGACGACCACCCGCGACAAGATCGCGGACGGGGGTGTGCTGCGCTGGGCGGTGGACGCCCTCCCGGACACCCTCAACACCTTCCAGGCCGACGCGGACGCCACCACCAACAGGATCGCCGGCGCCGTGCTGCCCCAGCTCTTCGTGCTGGACGCCAAGGGCCGGCCGGTGGTCAACCCGGACTACCTGGAGAAGGCCGAGGTCATCGAGCGGGAGCCGAAGCAGGTCGTCCAGTACAAGCTGAACCAGAAGGCGGTGTGGAGCGACGGGCGCGAGATCGGCGCCGCCGACTTCGTGGCGCAGTGGCGGGCCCTGAACGGCAAGGACTCCGCGTACTGGACGGCGCGCAACGCCGGCTACGACCGCATCGAGAAGATCGAGAAGGGCAAGACCGACCTGGAGGTCAGGGTCACCTTCAACAAGCCGTACGCCGACTGGCGCTCGCTCTTCACCCCGCTCTACCCCAAGCAGGTCACCGGCACCCCGGACGCCTTCAACGAGGGCGCCCGCGGCGCACTGAAGATCACCGCCGGGCCCTTCGGGCTGGGCGCGATCGACAAGAAGACCGGTACCGCCGCCCTGACCCGCAACGCGCGCTGGTGGGGCCGCCCGGCCAAGCTGGACACGCTGGTCCTGACGGCGGTGCCGCGGGCCGAGCGCCCGGCGGCGCTGGCCGCCGGCCGGCTCGATCTGGCGGAGATCGACCGGGCCGGGGCCGACCGGATCGCACTGGCCCGCCGCGACGCGGCCGGCAAGAACGGCCCGGGCGCCGGCGGCGCGCCGGCCCACGGCCCCGGAGCCGCGCTGACCCCGGCGGACGCCACCCTGTCGTGGGCGACCGCCTTCGGGGCGGACGAGGAGAAGGCCGCGGCGGAGACGGAGAGCCGCCAGAAGCACCTCGACTCGGTCAAGCGGTACGCCGAGGAGCAGACGGCCCTGAAGGCCTTCACCGTGCGCAAGTCCCTGGAGCCGGCCTACACCCAGCTCGCCATGAACGGGGCCTCCGGCCCGCTGGCGGACGAGCGGGTGCGCCGGGCGGTGGCCCGGGCCCTGGACCGCCGGGCGCTGGCCGAGGTCGTCCTGAAGCCGCTCGGCCTGCCCGCGAAGCCGGTCGGCAGCCACCTCGCCCTGTCCGGGCAGCGGGCGTACGCCGACAACAGCGACGCGCTCGGCGGCCAGGACACCCAGGCGGCCCAGGCCCTGCTCGCGGACGCGGGCTGGCGCAAGGGCGGCAAGATCACCGAGCCGGCGGGCGCCAAGGCCGGCCCGGAGAGCGAGCAGCAGGACGACTCGAAGACCCCCTCGGGCCCGGGCACCGGCAACGACGGGCTCTACATCGTGGGCCAGGACGACGGGGCCAACGGCGACCCGCGCTCGGCGACCGAGGATCGGGCCGGCAGCGACACCGCCCCGGAGGGCACCCAGGACGGGCCGTCCCCGGTGCTCGCCCCCGCCCCCTTCGGCGCCCAGCAGGAGGCGTCCCTGCTCGCGCAGGCGGCCCAGGTCGCCCGGGCCGCCCGGGCGGAGAGCACCGACGACGCCAAGGGCGTCCCGGCCCGCGACGAGGCCGACCCCGCCAAGGCCTCCCCGGCCCCGGCACCGGCCAAGCAGCCCGTCCGCACCTCCGGCGGCATGCTCGCCAAGGACGGCAAGGCGCTCTCGCTGCGCTTCGTCCTCCCGGCGGGCCCCGGCTCGGAGTCCCTGCGCACGGTCGGCGAGCGGATCGCCGGGATGCTCCGCAAGGTCGGCGTGAACACCGAGACGATCAAGGTGGCCGACGACAGCTTCTTCAAGGACCACATCGCCTCCGGGCAGTACGACCTGGCCCTGTACTCCTGGCCCGCGACGGCCTACCCGGCCACCGACGCCCGACCCATCTTCGCCAAGCCGGAGCCGGCCGCGGACGGCTCGCTCCTCGTCGAACAGAACTACACACGGGTGGGCACCGACCACATCGACCAGCTCTTCGACCAGGCGGTCGCCGAGCTGGACGAGGAGCAGTCCCGCGAGCTCATGCGCAAGGCCGACGCCAGGATCTGGGCCGCGGCCGGGTCCATCCCCCTCTTCCAGCGCCCCGAGCTGGTGGCGGTCAAGCCGAGCCTGGCCAACGCGGGCGCCTTCGGCCTCGGCGCCCCCCGCTACCAGGACATCGGCTGGAAGAAGGCACCCACCGCCAAGGACAAGAAGAAGTAG
- a CDS encoding ABC transporter permease yields the protein MSELATSPAIGDENPVSSASAPAEPRPKQLSQWGEIRHRYVQNKLAVVGLVIITLLFLTAIFGDMLAPYDPAAQDLENTLASPNGTHWMGTDALGRDMFSRLIAGTRVAMFVGLASIFFAVLIGVALGAIAGYFSGFADTLVMRVADVFLAFPLMIGAVVIILVTGRGITPVIISLAIFSWATVSRLLRSSILSVREMDYVHAAKALGASGWRIVRTHILPNSLTAVLVYATFNVGTTIVGVAALSFLGAGVPVDVPEWGNMLAAGQGFIGVNDYLWYFPSLFVVITVLGFAFVGDGLRDALDPKLR from the coding sequence ATGTCTGAGCTCGCAACGAGCCCGGCGATCGGGGACGAGAACCCCGTGTCGTCCGCTTCGGCCCCGGCCGAACCCCGACCCAAGCAACTGAGCCAGTGGGGCGAGATCCGTCACCGCTACGTCCAGAACAAGCTGGCCGTCGTCGGCCTCGTGATCATCACGCTGCTGTTCCTGACGGCGATCTTCGGTGACATGCTCGCGCCGTACGACCCCGCTGCGCAGGACCTCGAGAACACCCTCGCGTCGCCCAACGGCACCCACTGGATGGGCACCGACGCCCTGGGCCGCGACATGTTCTCGCGCCTCATAGCCGGTACCCGCGTGGCCATGTTCGTCGGCCTCGCCTCGATCTTCTTCGCGGTACTGATCGGTGTCGCCCTCGGCGCCATCGCCGGTTACTTCTCCGGCTTCGCCGACACGCTGGTCATGCGCGTCGCGGACGTGTTCCTCGCGTTCCCGCTGATGATCGGTGCCGTCGTCATCATCCTGGTCACCGGCCGCGGCATCACCCCGGTGATCATCTCGCTCGCGATCTTCTCGTGGGCGACCGTGTCCAGGCTCCTGCGCAGCTCGATCCTGTCGGTGCGCGAGATGGACTACGTCCACGCGGCCAAGGCACTGGGCGCGAGCGGCTGGCGCATCGTGCGCACGCACATCCTGCCCAACTCGCTGACCGCCGTGCTGGTCTACGCGACGTTCAACGTCGGTACCACCATCGTCGGTGTGGCGGCGCTGTCCTTCCTCGGCGCCGGCGTCCCCGTCGACGTCCCCGAGTGGGGCAACATGCTGGCGGCCGGTCAGGGCTTCATCGGTGTCAACGACTACCTGTGGTACTTCCCCAGCCTGTTCGTCGTCATCACCGTGCTCGGCTTCGCCTTCGTCGGCGACGGCCTGCGTGACGCGCTCGACCCGAAGCTCCGGTAG
- a CDS encoding peptide ABC transporter substrate-binding protein, with protein sequence MRGAKSAKWVVGAVVVALAATACGGGDGDSKDKGSANGGVFRLGSTEPDTIDPGRAHESTGVLLANALFTGLYGNTPDGLAEPALAESATSDEGCTSWTFKIKPDTKFSNGEVVDAESFARGWARAAHKAAASDVAYHFAGIKGYEQLQDGSAKTFSGVTTPDPTTIKVDLSKADCEFVLKTAHNAYSPVPKVAKVGEEDKAFGEAPVGNGPFKMDGTWEHNKAINLVRNDGYGLQKASLEKVQVTLLNDKTAQQLEYDGFQAGTFDYAHIPTPMLKTAEAKFKPQNKWFAKDTNGMNFVLPIGDNGPTNNKDARLAISYAIDRQAIAKGVFQGYQTPSTTIVPPAFPKAYQKDLCVSCVKQDVAKAKEYAEKGGLKPGTEIKFSFNTGAGHEEWVQAIAKQLEDVLGVKVKLDGKDFPGMLKEQQGSGATGIYRFAWGADYPTPENFLFPLLHSASMNKDAEGNVTGDNRVRYNNPEFDKLIDTARGTKDEAARLAMYKQAEKMAMDDMALIPTFNRSQFRLMATDKFNGLDDINFNEDPILEKISLKK encoded by the coding sequence ATGCGCGGTGCCAAGAGCGCCAAGTGGGTCGTGGGCGCGGTTGTCGTCGCCCTGGCCGCTACCGCCTGTGGCGGCGGTGACGGTGACAGCAAGGACAAGGGCAGCGCCAACGGCGGTGTGTTCCGGCTCGGTAGCACCGAGCCCGACACCATCGACCCGGGGCGTGCCCACGAGTCCACCGGTGTCCTGCTGGCCAACGCCCTGTTCACCGGCCTGTACGGGAACACGCCGGACGGCCTGGCCGAGCCCGCGCTCGCCGAGTCGGCGACGTCGGACGAGGGCTGCACGTCCTGGACCTTCAAGATCAAGCCCGACACCAAGTTCTCCAACGGTGAGGTCGTCGACGCCGAGTCGTTCGCCCGTGGTTGGGCCCGTGCCGCGCACAAGGCCGCCGCGTCGGACGTGGCGTACCACTTCGCCGGCATCAAGGGTTACGAGCAGCTGCAGGACGGCTCCGCCAAGACCTTCAGCGGTGTCACCACGCCGGACCCGACCACCATCAAGGTCGACCTGTCCAAGGCGGACTGCGAGTTCGTCCTGAAGACGGCGCACAACGCCTACAGCCCGGTCCCCAAGGTCGCCAAGGTCGGCGAAGAGGACAAGGCGTTCGGCGAGGCCCCCGTCGGTAACGGTCCGTTCAAGATGGACGGCACGTGGGAGCACAACAAGGCGATCAACCTCGTCCGTAACGACGGCTACGGTCTGCAGAAGGCGTCCCTGGAGAAGGTCCAGGTCACCCTCCTCAACGACAAGACCGCGCAGCAGCTCGAGTACGACGGCTTCCAGGCCGGCACCTTCGACTACGCGCACATCCCGACGCCGATGCTGAAGACGGCCGAGGCGAAGTTCAAGCCGCAGAACAAGTGGTTCGCCAAGGACACCAACGGCATGAACTTCGTTCTGCCGATCGGTGACAACGGCCCGACCAACAACAAGGACGCCCGTCTGGCGATCTCCTACGCGATCGACCGTCAGGCCATCGCCAAGGGTGTCTTCCAGGGCTACCAGACCCCGTCGACGACCATCGTGCCGCCGGCGTTCCCGAAGGCGTACCAGAAGGACCTGTGCGTCTCCTGCGTCAAGCAGGACGTCGCCAAGGCCAAGGAGTACGCCGAGAAGGGCGGCCTGAAGCCGGGTACCGAGATCAAGTTCAGCTTCAACACCGGTGCGGGCCACGAAGAGTGGGTCCAGGCCATCGCGAAGCAGCTCGAGGACGTCCTCGGCGTCAAGGTCAAGCTCGACGGCAAGGACTTCCCGGGCATGCTCAAGGAGCAGCAGGGTTCCGGCGCCACCGGCATCTACCGCTTCGCGTGGGGCGCGGACTACCCGACCCCGGAGAACTTCCTGTTCCCGCTGCTGCACTCGGCCTCGATGAACAAGGACGCCGAGGGCAACGTGACCGGTGACAACCGCGTCCGTTACAACAACCCGGAGTTCGACAAGCTGATCGACACGGCCCGTGGCACCAAGGACGAGGCCGCGCGTCTGGCGATGTACAAGCAGGCCGAGAAGATGGCCATGGACGACATGGCCCTCATCCCGACCTTCAACCGTTCCCAGTTCCGCCTGATGGCGACCGACAAGTTCAACGGTCTGGACGACATCAACTTCAACGAGGACCCGATCCTCGAGAAGATCTCGCTCAAGAAGTAA
- a CDS encoding ABC transporter permease — protein sequence MVIVLIGATMVLFACLFVLPGDPVGSIAGSDKARDPAVVAELKARYGLDKSLPEQYVNYVAKVATGDLGEDFVQRREVSEILGPKLQNTAKLALLAIVLVTVFGMGVGIIAALYRYSILDMATTFFTTMAVGFPTFVIGMLLMKYFAVELQWFPQLGGDKLEGMVLPAITLAITDIAFVARLTRGTMLEVLRADYVKTAVAKGLPRRRVLFKHVLRNSSIPVVTYLGISFGGLLGGALITEAIFNWDGVGLALVQAIQQQNNPIVIGVVTYSVAIFVVLSLIVDLLYAALDPRIRLS from the coding sequence ATGGTCATAGTCCTCATCGGCGCGACCATGGTTCTGTTCGCGTGTCTGTTCGTTCTCCCCGGTGATCCCGTGGGTTCGATCGCGGGCAGCGACAAGGCACGTGACCCAGCAGTGGTCGCGGAGCTCAAGGCGCGTTACGGGCTCGACAAGTCGCTGCCCGAGCAGTATGTGAACTACGTGGCCAAGGTCGCGACCGGAGACCTCGGAGAGGACTTCGTCCAGCGCCGCGAGGTCTCCGAAATCCTCGGTCCCAAGCTGCAGAACACCGCGAAGCTGGCCCTTCTGGCCATCGTTCTCGTCACGGTGTTCGGTATGGGTGTCGGCATCATCGCCGCCCTCTACAGATACAGCATCTTGGACATGGCCACGACATTTTTTACGACCATGGCCGTCGGATTCCCGACGTTCGTGATCGGCATGCTGCTCATGAAGTACTTCGCCGTGGAACTCCAGTGGTTCCCGCAGCTCGGCGGCGACAAGCTCGAAGGCATGGTTCTTCCCGCGATCACCCTCGCGATCACCGACATCGCGTTCGTCGCCCGCCTCACCCGCGGCACGATGCTCGAGGTGCTCCGCGCGGACTACGTGAAGACGGCCGTGGCCAAGGGACTTCCGCGCCGGCGCGTGCTCTTCAAGCACGTGCTCCGCAACTCGTCCATCCCCGTGGTCACCTACCTGGGTATCTCGTTCGGCGGACTCCTCGGTGGCGCGCTCATCACCGAGGCGATCTTCAACTGGGACGGTGTCGGTCTGGCACTGGTTCAGGCGATTCAGCAGCAGAACAACCCGATCGTGATCGGCGTCGTGACCTACAGCGTCGCCATCTTCGTCGTCCTCAGCCTCATCGTGGACCTGCTGTACGCGGCCCTCGACCCGCGTATCCGCCTCAGCTGA